Proteins encoded within one genomic window of Streptomyces kaniharaensis:
- a CDS encoding DUF3566 domain-containing protein: MSGATGAAGGASGGRPGAQGGGGYGVPQPPAEHPAASTSVMPPVGGAGQSGATLGGQTPPPPSTPAPGSGGFSQPTTYSKGQPTPARGTRTGGNTPAGGTPVPGAARRPSGTPSTGGGPGGLGRTRKARLRVTKVDPWSVMKVSFLLSVAVGIIIIVAAAVLWMTLDSLGVFDSLSKTLKDVTGSDSNGGLNLMDYIGFGKVMTFTTLIGVVDIVLLTALSTLSAFIYNAAAGFTGGVELTLAEED, from the coding sequence GTGAGTGGAGCCACGGGTGCTGCGGGAGGAGCCTCCGGCGGCCGTCCGGGCGCGCAGGGCGGGGGCGGGTACGGCGTGCCGCAGCCGCCGGCCGAACACCCGGCCGCGTCCACCTCGGTGATGCCGCCGGTCGGCGGGGCGGGCCAGAGCGGCGCGACCTTGGGCGGTCAGACGCCCCCGCCGCCGAGCACCCCGGCCCCCGGGTCCGGCGGGTTCTCGCAGCCGACCACCTACTCCAAGGGTCAGCCGACCCCGGCCCGGGGCACCCGGACCGGCGGCAACACCCCGGCCGGCGGCACGCCCGTCCCCGGGGCCGCGCGCCGGCCCTCCGGGACCCCCTCCACCGGCGGCGGCCCCGGTGGCCTGGGCCGCACCCGCAAGGCCCGGCTGCGGGTGACCAAGGTCGACCCGTGGTCCGTGATGAAGGTCAGCTTCCTGCTGTCGGTGGCGGTCGGGATCATCATCATCGTGGCCGCGGCGGTGCTGTGGATGACGCTGGACTCGCTCGGCGTCTTCGACTCGCTGTCCAAGACCCTCAAGGACGTCACCGGCTCGGACAGCAACGGCGGCCTCAACCTCATGGACTACATCGGCTTCGGCAAGGTGATGACCTTCACCACGCTGATCGGTGTGGTGGACATCGTGCTGCTGACCGCGCTGTCCACGCTCTCCGCGTTCATCTACAACGCCGCGGCCGGCTTCACCGGCGGCGTCGAGCTGACCCTGGCCGAGGAGGACTGA